A region of the Leptospira inadai serovar Lyme str. 10 genome:
CCCCAAATTTAAGCGCCGATTCGACGTATTCCAAGGTCATCGCCGACAGTTGGCTAAATCTTAGAGAAAGGCCTGAGTTAAATAGTTCCGTAATAATATTTTTACCGAAGGGGATGAGAGTAAAATTATTCGGGCAAAGAGACAAAGCGGAAGTCATTAACGGAAAAATGGGGAGATGGGCGGAAGTGGAATGGATCGGAAATCGAGGATGGGTTTTTGACGCTTACTTGGAAAAAGTAAATGAAGACGATCGACTTGCCGGCTATTTGCAATACCTAAAAACCTTAGCAAAAGGAGAACTATCGTCCGTCAAGAAGGCGGAAGAAAAATTCATTTCGACGTTCGACAACAATTCCAAAGATGCGGAAAATGCATTTAGATCGTTTACATTTTTTTTAAATTTGCAACGAGAAGAAATCAATTCCAAATTAAGAGAAAAACTGCGCCAAAATTACGGCCTATATAATACGGAATTAATAAACGAACTCAAATCTTCCGGCTTGACCGTCGAATACTGCGAAGGTGATTCGAATCTAATCGAATACTACGATTACTACACTCGGCTATTGTCAAAGTATTCATTCGAATTCAAAGAGTATCTATTACTTCTATCTAAAGTCGGCAATCCTTATGCCTGCGACGGAGCGCTCCTTATTTCCCGGGAGGAAATGAGGAGGAGAATAAGCTTGATTGAGGAGTTTACGAAAAATCACGAAACGATTCCTGACAAAAGAAATGTCGAGGAAATTCTAAAGGCATATATGAACGATTATTCAAACGGATCGGACAATACTCCCGTTTGCGATTTTCGGAACAATACGCTTCTCTCCGAGATTCGAAGTAGTTTTAAAAAATTCCTGAAGGAAAATAAATCTTCCTCCTACCATCCGTTTATGGAAAAATTATATTCTATGTACGAAAAAAATAACTTCAAGTGCAGCCAGGAGATTAAAAACTATAGTTTTACTTTTTTTTATCCGAGTGATCGAAAATAGAAGATGGGAAACTTATCCGGCCCATCCTAGTTAAGCGTTCCTTAACAAACCGAACCAAAAATCGTTCGCGTCCCCCCCCTTCACTTCGTAGGCGATCACTCTGCTACGGGCTTCGCTTTCAGAGGACAGAAGACTGAGGACAGACGCGTTCGCTTCGCTCGCGCTAGACAGAAGCTGCTATATATGGGAAAAGTTGCAGAAGTAGAGGAAAGATCCTCTATAACACAGGAATCTTTCTCCAGAACATGGAAACCTTGCTCACCAATATTCTGTCTTCCGTCCTCTGCATGGGAGCTCCAACATAATTCGTTTTTAAAAAAATTGTTGTCAGGGTAATAGAAATAATTTCTGTCCTCTGTCCTCTGTCCTCTGTTAGCGAAAGAATAACCGAGTAATATCGCGCGAGCATCTGTTAACATGTCCGATCAAATCCTGAGCCGAATATCCGGCTTCTATCATGAGATTCGCCTGCCTTTCGAACACCTCTTCCACTCTCTTTTCCTCCAGACGATCACAGATCGCCTTAAAAGCCTTCGCATTCATTCGATTTAACAAAAAGCGATTCGCAGAAATAATTATGGAAGAGAATCGAGGGTTGCGGAAATCCTGCCCGAAATCCTCTAATTCGATATTGAATAAATCGTACTGAGTCGCCGGAATCCAACTGAACCAAAGAAAAACCAAAAACCCTAAAGCCGCTAAAGGAAGTTGATATATCTCCCAAAAAGGTAAGATAATAACGAATAAGGAAGAAACGCAACAACCGAGTAAAATGCCGGTAAACATATAGATGGAATGGAGCCTGACCAAGTAACCACCGGTGATCATGGTATAAACGATCACAAATAAGCAAGCGATCGCGGATACGTAAAGATATCCGCAAGCAATGTAAAAAAACAATCCCTCTCTAAAGTATTCGGACTTACCGTCAAACGCCATAGGCCAAGTATAACCTTCGAAAGCGAGCCAGGAGAACAAAAGAAGCATACTCAGATGCAATACTAGAACGTAGGGAGGGAGAGGTGTCGGTTCGTACGGCTTTGTATAGTTCAAGGTAATGTAATTTAAGAGTAAGGGAGTAAACAGTATCGGAATTGGAACAACGGGAACGATAAACGATCGAAGCGTAGAATCGAGTGAAACCGTGCTTAGATACAAAAAAAGAGACCAAAGGGAAAAAGCAAACGATAGGCAAATGAACGCTTTGCAAATCGCATTCTTGCAGGAACGCTTATAAAAGAACAGCGCCGAAGCGAATAAAAGAAGAAATAATAGTAACGTCATAAAAATTCTATACTCGATCTAAATCCATTCTTTATCGATTATCCCCGAGGATCAAAGGATGCTTATGGTCGAAAGTTAGGGCTTTTTCCATAGGCACCAATTCCGTTTTCGGACTGTCAATTTCCCGTTTTAGGAAGTTAATTTCCGATTTCATTCGGGACGATTGGTCTTTCCGTTCCTGAATCTGCGATCTTAACCAAACAATCCGATTTTTTAAATGCCTGACCTTAAGCAGAAGTCCCAAAATAAAATTGCTATTTTTAATGCTCCTCTGTGCCATCGTCTGGCTTGTCTGCATTGAGGCAATGTCCCTAAGCGTTTTCACTTTTTTCAAAGCGGACAAATACGACGATCTTCCCAAAAGCTCTTCAAAATATTCTATGCTGTACCATTTTAAACCGTTCATAGCTTTACTGTACCGATTCGTGAGGAGGTTATTTTTTCCATATTAATGCTTTTCAAAAAAACGAAACGGAGATTCGATCTACAAACACCGGGCCTATCCGGATAGGATGATTCAATTGCCAATTCTCGGATTCCTCATACGGAACTTTTTACGGTTGATCGAATGTCCGCACCTAAAGGTTATCCAAAATAGGATATCCTTTAGGTACCATACTGGTACATTTTAACAAGGTTCAAGAAATTATTTTATCAAAATGACAAAAAAATCAAAAAAACCGAATACGATTGGGGCTCGCCTTCAAATCGCCTTCAACGAACTCGGAATTTCTAGAGAAGAGGCGGCCGAAACCATCGGTACCTCGTTAGCGAGCGTCAATCGTTATCTATGCGATCAGGAACCGATTCCCGAAATCAGAATGGAACTGCTCTTACTTAAAAAAGGAATTTCAAAAACTTATATATTCGAAAATAAAGGAGAACCCAAAGCCGATTGGGAAGAACGGTTATACTTCATCGAAAGAGATAGACAGCTCATTAACAAAATTCGACATGACCAGACCCTATGGGAAATAACTACGAAGTTATCCAAACTCTCGGCAGAAAATCTAAAATTCGTTAGCACGCTCGTATCCAAATTAAAACGCTGAGGATTCTTTAGCCCATAAAAAGATGGGTAACTTTCTTTGCGTATTTCCTAATGTGACTGGAGATGCTTTCTTCTCTGGAGTAAGTGGATTCCAAAAGCATTTCCGCCTGCAAAACGTTCACCTCTTCCATTCTCGCCGTTTCAAATCGGTCGCAGATTTCTTTAAATGCCTTCGGATCCAGCGTATTCAATAAGAATCGATTGATCGCGATGAGAATCGACGAAAATTTAGGATTTCTAAAATCCTTTCCGAAATCGATCAACTCTGTACTAAATAATCTATATTTTGTAACCGGAATCCACGAGAACCAAAGAAACCCAAGCATACCGATCGCACCGAGGGAGTTTAAGTAAATCCCAAGCAAGGGTAAAAACACCACAAAAATCGCCGAAAGAACGGAGGCGAAAAGTATTCCTACAAAGAGATAGAGGGAATGAAGGCGAACGAAGTAATTCCCGAAAAACAAATTATAAGAGATAACCCCTAATACCGCAAAGAGAGAAAAATAAATGTAACCGACTAGGAAATAATAAGCGGTACCGGCTCCGAAGAGGACTTCATTACCTACGAAATAAGCCGGAGAGACGTCTCCTAGTAGGCAAAATATCGAAAGACCGATGACTGCAAGTGACTGAACTGCAGAGAGGATCTTCGGCAGGGAAAGCAAATTATCTGGCCGGGTATAATTGATTACGATATAAGTTGCGAGCGAAGGAACAAACAAGGTTGGAATCGGCGTTACATTCGCGATTAAAATTCGAATCGGGGCCGAAAAATGAACCTGCCCAAGGAATAAGAACAAGCACCACAGGGACAGGCAAAATGTCAATACGGCATAAGCTTTACAAAGATCATTTCGCTCGGACCACTTATAAAACAAGTAAGCCGAAAAAAACAGCAGAATAGAGGAAAGCAGTGCCAAAATAAACTCCCAATTACGTCATTTTTCGATCAAATATTTCTTTCTGCAATTGGATTGGCAAGAAAAACTAATTTTTCTAGCTGAGAATTAGCGATTTCTATGATTTTCCAGAATGAGACATAAAATTTTTGATCTCTGATTACTCCATATCCGGGAAAATAAATCGGTTTTGGAAATTCTTCGGAATCCACCGCTCCATATTTTTCATACACACTCTTGATCACTGCGTTCGACATATCGTACATTCCGAACGCTCTTTTGACCCCTTTCTCCAGCATATGCCTGGCCGCGTACCCGAATAAGCATTTACTAGCTTTCCGAGATTCGAGAGCTCTCGTAAAAATAAACGAATTCAAGTCGGCTACATTCGTATCAAATTGCGCGTAACGCTTCGATTCGTCCTGAATGAATCCCCACTCGAACGGTAAAAGATTCGTATGCTCTTTATACATAATTCTCAGCACCGCCAAAACTTCCCCTCCTCCCGAGGTCGAGAATAAATAATAAGAGTGTCGGTCGTTATAACTATCGAAATCATCGGAGAACCCGACATAACCGTGAGAGATATAGTTTTCTTTAATGAACTTCCGCAAATCGAGTACAAGTTTAGGGAAACTCGAATAATCGATGCAGTAAATTCTGGTTCCGCTTTTTTCGATAGCGTACGGATTTAGTGTTTGAAAGGATTCTTTAATATGTTCCATGCGGAAACAGTAGCATAAGCCTAGGACAAATGGACAATCCGAAAATAAAAGCCGGGTCCATCGCTTAATAATTTGTTTCCATGAAATAGCCCGAATGGATTATGCTAAAAGGAAGAATAGTTTCGCGCCCTTCACGTTGTTCTACCCTTTAGTCGCTCGTT
Encoded here:
- a CDS encoding histidine kinase N-terminal 7TM domain-containing protein, which gives rise to MALLSSILLFFSAYLFYKWSERNDLCKAYAVLTFCLSLWCLFLFLGQVHFSAPIRILIANVTPIPTLFVPSLATYIVINYTRPDNLLSLPKILSAVQSLAVIGLSIFCLLGDVSPAYFVGNEVLFGAGTAYYFLVGYIYFSLFAVLGVISYNLFFGNYFVRLHSLYLFVGILFASVLSAIFVVFLPLLGIYLNSLGAIGMLGFLWFSWIPVTKYRLFSTELIDFGKDFRNPKFSSILIAINRFLLNTLDPKAFKEICDRFETARMEEVNVLQAEMLLESTYSREESISSHIRKYAKKVTHLFMG
- a CDS encoding LBL_2463 family protein produces the protein MEHIKESFQTLNPYAIEKSGTRIYCIDYSSFPKLVLDLRKFIKENYISHGYVGFSDDFDSYNDRHSYYLFSTSGGGEVLAVLRIMYKEHTNLLPFEWGFIQDESKRYAQFDTNVADLNSFIFTRALESRKASKCLFGYAARHMLEKGVKRAFGMYDMSNAVIKSVYEKYGAVDSEEFPKPIYFPGYGVIRDQKFYVSFWKIIEIANSQLEKLVFLANPIAERNI
- a CDS encoding histidine kinase N-terminal 7TM domain-containing protein, which produces MTLLLFLLLFASALFFYKRSCKNAICKAFICLSFAFSLWSLFLYLSTVSLDSTLRSFIVPVVPIPILFTPLLLNYITLNYTKPYEPTPLPPYVLVLHLSMLLLFSWLAFEGYTWPMAFDGKSEYFREGLFFYIACGYLYVSAIACLFVIVYTMITGGYLVRLHSIYMFTGILLGCCVSSLFVIILPFWEIYQLPLAALGFLVFLWFSWIPATQYDLFNIELEDFGQDFRNPRFSSIIISANRFLLNRMNAKAFKAICDRLEEKRVEEVFERQANLMIEAGYSAQDLIGHVNRCSRDITRLFFR
- a CDS encoding SH3 domain-containing protein, yielding MKDSLNCQPNLRISFRNSVSKILFLILVVLSNSPNLSADSTYSKVIADSWLNLRERPELNSSVIIFLPKGMRVKLFGQRDKAEVINGKMGRWAEVEWIGNRGWVFDAYLEKVNEDDRLAGYLQYLKTLAKGELSSVKKAEEKFISTFDNNSKDAENAFRSFTFFLNLQREEINSKLREKLRQNYGLYNTELINELKSSGLTVEYCEGDSNLIEYYDYYTRLLSKYSFEFKEYLLLLSKVGNPYACDGALLISREEMRRRISLIEEFTKNHETIPDKRNVEEILKAYMNDYSNGSDNTPVCDFRNNTLLSEIRSSFKKFLKENKSSSYHPFMEKLYSMYEKNNFKCSQEIKNYSFTFFYPSDRK